One Drechmeria coniospora strain ARSEF 6962 chromosome 01, whole genome shotgun sequence genomic region harbors:
- a CDS encoding DUF1715 domain-containing protein translates to MSDDPLGDVFNIEDKFYQEGYKQGLEDGIKAGRVEGRSFGLQKGFEKFLESGRLAGKAVVWANRIPSSTANQPGPTSGEGKSAESKGVCTLPPLASNARLDKNIKMVYALVEPDTLSTENTDEAVQDFDDRLKRAQGKAKVVERMLG, encoded by the coding sequence ATGTCAGACGACCCTCTGGGAGACGTTTTCAACATTGAGGATAAATTCTATCAAGAAGGCTACAAGCAAGGGCTTGAGGACGGCATCAAGGCCGGCCGAGTCGAAGGCCGTTCCTTTGGCCTGCAAAAGGGCTTCGAAAAGTTCCTCGAGAGCGGCCGTCTAGCCGGCAAGGCGGTCGTTTGGGCCAACAGGATACCGTCATCGACTGCGAACCAACCTGGTCCCAccagcggcgagggcaagtcgGCGGAGTCGAAAGGCGTGTGCACACTACCGCCGCTGGCGAGCAATGCACGACTCGACAAGAACATCAAGATGGTGTATGCGCTCGTCGAACCAGATACGTTGTCTACAGAGAATACGGATGAGGCGGTCCAAGATTTCGACGACCGCCTGAAGCGGGCGCAGGGAAAGGCCAAGGTTGTCGAGCGGATGCTCGGCTGA